A part of Desulfobacter sp. genomic DNA contains:
- a CDS encoding response regulator produces the protein MRSEQILVVDDEERIVDNIARCLAREGLEVTGAHNGDEAVALFQKQRFDLVLLDISMPGMNGYEVMEHIFGLDDEVLVIIMTGFASVESAVRALKLGAWDYLKKPFEYADLVKTVKNGITQKTLLAEKKAYAARLEASEKQYQYMVNNSPDLIFTLDENRCFSFVNQQFERVLGFPKTALMGMPFEDLLHEDDRTRVNELSNLPGRGHSGSAEMNLRLKKANARGAQFDPYSAFAFMELKASAITLPGEDPGRTPRGIYAVGRDVTERLRLEAQLRQAQKMEAIGTLAGGIAHDFNNILMGIQGYTSLVKAGFDQTSDVFKRLSCIDEYVHSGAEMARQLLGFSQKSCHETCSLNLNYLLKMSAKMFGRTKKDIIINQCLEKKLWSTKVDEGQLKQVLMNLFVNAWQAMPNGGRITISTENVVIEEERIHEMGIHRPGAYVKVSVADTGTGMDKVTMARIFDPFFTTKERGKGTGLGLATAYGIIKSHKGAFRVESRPGQGSVFMFYLPANDTRDKKDAISRPRIREGKLVVGKGRVLLVDDEKGVIDVCSEMLETLGYDVVVAERGAQAVSIVRNDPAIDLIILDMVMPEMNGFETYEKIRKINPDIRVLVCSGYSKEEEIRQMIANGCDDYIYKPFDVAMLSQKLQTVFNPS, from the coding sequence ATGAGATCAGAACAGATTCTTGTCGTTGATGACGAAGAACGCATCGTTGATAATATAGCCAGGTGCCTGGCCCGTGAGGGGCTTGAGGTTACCGGTGCCCATAACGGGGATGAGGCCGTTGCTCTGTTCCAGAAGCAGCGGTTCGATCTGGTGCTGCTGGATATATCCATGCCAGGTATGAACGGATACGAGGTGATGGAGCATATCTTCGGCCTGGACGACGAGGTCCTGGTCATCATCATGACAGGATTTGCCTCCGTTGAATCCGCTGTCAGGGCCCTGAAGCTGGGGGCCTGGGATTACCTGAAAAAACCCTTTGAATATGCCGACCTGGTAAAAACCGTGAAAAACGGTATTACCCAGAAAACCCTTCTCGCCGAGAAAAAGGCCTATGCCGCCCGCCTGGAGGCATCTGAAAAACAATACCAGTATATGGTCAACAATTCCCCGGACCTGATTTTCACCCTGGATGAAAACCGCTGCTTTTCTTTTGTCAACCAGCAGTTTGAACGGGTATTGGGATTTCCCAAGACCGCATTGATGGGCATGCCCTTTGAAGACCTGCTCCATGAGGATGACCGGACACGGGTGAATGAATTGTCCAACCTGCCGGGGAGGGGGCATTCTGGCAGTGCGGAAATGAATCTGAGATTAAAAAAGGCCAATGCCAGGGGGGCCCAGTTTGATCCGTATTCGGCATTTGCGTTCATGGAACTGAAGGCGTCCGCCATTACCCTGCCCGGAGAAGATCCCGGGCGTACCCCAAGAGGGATATACGCCGTGGGCCGTGATGTGACCGAGCGGCTGCGCCTGGAGGCCCAGCTCCGCCAGGCCCAGAAAATGGAAGCCATCGGCACCCTGGCCGGCGGCATTGCCCATGATTTTAATAATATTCTCATGGGCATCCAGGGGTATACCTCGCTGGTCAAGGCCGGGTTTGACCAGACCTCCGATGTGTTCAAGCGGTTGTCCTGTATCGATGAATATGTACACAGCGGTGCTGAGATGGCCCGGCAGTTGCTCGGCTTTTCCCAGAAGAGTTGCCATGAGACCTGCAGCCTGAACCTGAATTACCTGCTCAAGATGTCCGCAAAGATGTTCGGCCGGACCAAGAAGGATATTATTATCAACCAGTGCCTGGAAAAAAAGCTGTGGAGCACCAAGGTGGATGAAGGACAGCTGAAGCAGGTGCTGATGAACCTTTTTGTCAATGCCTGGCAGGCCATGCCCAACGGCGGAAGGATTACCATTTCCACGGAAAATGTGGTCATTGAGGAGGAGCGCATCCATGAAATGGGGATCCACCGGCCCGGTGCCTATGTCAAGGTCAGCGTTGCCGACACGGGGACGGGCATGGATAAGGTCACCATGGCCAGGATTTTCGATCCTTTTTTTACGACAAAAGAACGGGGGAAAGGGACGGGGCTGGGACTGGCCACGGCTTACGGAATCATCAAAAGCCATAAAGGGGCTTTCAGGGTGGAGTCCAGGCCGGGGCAGGGCAGTGTGTTCATGTTCTACCTGCCGGCCAATGACACCCGGGATAAAAAAGATGCCATTTCAAGGCCCCGGATACGGGAAGGAAAGCTTGTGGTCGGCAAGGGCCGGGTCCTGCTGGTGGATGACGAAAAGGGCGTCATTGATGTCTGTTCGGAAATGCTGGAAACCCTTGGCTATGATGTGGTGGTTGCCGAACGCGGTGCCCAGGCCGTCTCTATTGTCCGTAATGATCCGGCCATTGACCTGATTATTCTGGACATGGTCATGCCGGAGATGAACGGATTTGAAACCTATGAAAAGATTCGCAAGATCAATCCAGATATCCGGGTGCTGGTCTGTTCGGGCTATTCAAAGGAAGAGGAAATCCGGCAGATGATTGCCAACGGCTGCGACGATTATATCTACAAGCCCTTTGACGTGGCCATGCTCTCCCAGAAGCTGCAGACGGTTTTCAACCCCTCCTGA
- a CDS encoding RnfABCDGE type electron transport complex subunit B, with translation MFQAIMMMGGLGVVIGTALLIASKKFYVYEDPKVVAIDDALPGANCGGCGYPGCTANAEAIANGEQDVNSCVAAGEDVAIAIAEIMGVTLSDKEPEFAKPGCHYGNEDADLNYIYKGVQDCRAASMLLGGMKVCRVGCLGLGTCVTACKFGALSIGEDHLPVVDQEKCTGCGACENICPKNIIRLTSVSRRIMREYTRDECTTPCQRACPSGLDIKEYVRLIREGDYTGSLQVIKERMPFPTVISRICPALCEFDCRRLIQDESVAINHLKRFVCDYERGLDHRIQPYCAPATDKKIAVIGGGVEGLAAGYFSTRLGHHSTVYEGTSELGGILRKAISRERLSMDILDWDIQGIADLGVEIKTNQKAGVDFTIPDLLRQGHDAVFTATGGWDSRLANNDVGTAANVIPSAYLLIDLLRSRKEQGIKIPCKKNVVIAGGGIRLPDAVEILKAGGAEKITVISRKAPEDSSFDKVGIDALAKAGAVILYNTGITKLTGIEGDLTAIEYIELDTGVKHVIDTETLVIGSGRFPELAFVPVRDDGEDADNEENQTGETNDGIEKPLVWEGVELQKKPDSNREKGLLSSQDVISEYTSAVAAINGGRKAATLMHHLMYGIELQEPERMIAEKSVVQDVRTLDQVMPSPRTLLEKAQAASKEDGFFSGFSEPEAREEANRCLRCGLVCYEKK, from the coding sequence ATGTTTCAAGCAATTATGATGATGGGTGGTTTGGGTGTTGTGATCGGTACGGCTCTGTTGATCGCATCAAAGAAATTTTACGTGTATGAAGACCCCAAAGTAGTTGCCATTGACGATGCACTGCCCGGGGCGAATTGCGGCGGATGCGGATACCCAGGCTGCACGGCCAATGCCGAGGCCATCGCCAATGGCGAGCAGGATGTGAATTCCTGCGTGGCAGCCGGCGAGGATGTGGCCATTGCCATTGCGGAGATCATGGGGGTGACCCTTTCCGACAAAGAGCCTGAATTTGCTAAACCCGGATGCCACTACGGCAATGAAGATGCCGATCTGAACTATATATATAAAGGTGTGCAGGACTGCCGTGCCGCATCCATGCTCTTGGGCGGAATGAAGGTTTGCCGGGTGGGCTGCCTGGGGCTGGGGACCTGTGTGACGGCCTGTAAATTCGGCGCCCTTTCCATCGGCGAGGACCACCTGCCCGTGGTGGACCAGGAAAAATGCACGGGCTGCGGAGCCTGTGAAAATATCTGCCCCAAGAATATCATCCGGCTGACATCGGTCTCCCGGAGAATCATGCGCGAATATACCCGGGACGAATGCACCACCCCCTGCCAGCGGGCCTGTCCCTCTGGCCTTGATATCAAAGAGTATGTCCGCCTGATCCGGGAAGGGGACTACACCGGGTCCCTCCAGGTCATCAAGGAGCGGATGCCTTTTCCCACGGTGATCTCACGGATTTGTCCCGCTTTGTGCGAGTTTGACTGCAGGCGGCTGATCCAGGATGAATCCGTGGCCATAAATCACCTCAAACGGTTCGTCTGTGATTATGAGAGGGGCCTGGACCATCGGATCCAGCCCTATTGCGCCCCGGCGACGGACAAGAAGATTGCCGTGATCGGCGGTGGCGTTGAAGGCCTGGCCGCCGGATATTTTTCCACCCGCCTGGGACACCATTCTACGGTGTATGAAGGCACCTCCGAACTGGGCGGTATATTGAGAAAAGCCATTTCCCGGGAGCGGCTCTCCATGGATATTCTTGACTGGGACATCCAGGGCATAGCCGATCTGGGGGTGGAGATAAAGACCAACCAGAAGGCAGGGGTGGATTTTACGATTCCGGACCTGCTGCGACAGGGACATGACGCGGTATTCACGGCAACCGGCGGATGGGATTCCAGACTGGCCAATAACGATGTCGGGACTGCAGCCAATGTAATCCCCAGCGCCTATCTGCTCATTGACCTGCTCCGGAGCAGGAAGGAGCAGGGCATAAAGATCCCCTGCAAAAAGAATGTGGTGATTGCCGGCGGCGGCATCCGCCTCCCCGATGCCGTTGAGATACTTAAGGCCGGCGGGGCCGAAAAAATAACCGTAATATCACGCAAGGCACCCGAAGACTCTTCCTTTGACAAGGTGGGGATTGACGCCCTGGCCAAGGCCGGTGCCGTCATCCTTTATAACACCGGAATCACAAAGCTCACCGGCATTGAGGGCGATTTAACCGCCATTGAGTATATAGAGCTTGACACAGGTGTGAAACATGTTATTGATACTGAGACTCTTGTTATAGGGTCGGGACGTTTCCCTGAACTGGCGTTTGTGCCGGTCAGGGATGATGGTGAAGATGCAGATAATGAAGAGAACCAGACCGGTGAAACAAATGACGGCATTGAGAAGCCGCTGGTTTGGGAAGGGGTTGAACTTCAGAAAAAGCCCGATTCCAACCGTGAGAAGGGACTGCTGTCAAGCCAGGACGTTATTTCCGAGTACACTTCGGCGGTGGCGGCCATTAACGGCGGCAGGAAGGCCGCAACCCTGATGCACCATCTCATGTACGGCATTGAACTGCAGGAGCCGGAGCGGATGATTGCAGAGAAATCCGTGGTTCAGGATGTCAGGACCCTTGACCAGGTGATGCCCTCGCCAAGGACCCTCCTTGAAAAGGCCCAGGCCGCCAGCAAGGAAGACGGATTCTTCTCCGGTTTTTCGGAGCCTGAAGCCCGGGAGGAGGCCAACAGGTGCCTGCGTTGCGGTCTGGTCTGCTATGAAAAAAAGTAA
- the fdhF gene encoding formate dehydrogenase subunit alpha, with protein MDTHIITLNENQLEFTPGETILDIAARNNIDIPTLCHLKHTRPTNTCSICVVEIQGEKDLVESCVTKAKSGMVIQSESPRVVAARKEIISAMLATGNHNCAIRIMDSMDWTNFQMDVLEADGKETLCPVWGDCELQDLAYRYQVKTRHLPQMAVSYETERANPFIIRDFSRCILCGRCIKACREIQVNNAIEFGYHGEEMKVIAGDDAHLKDSDCVFCGECIQACPVGALVPDREFRDDRFKPTKVVRTTCSFCGVGCQMDAFVQDNKIVKIDGAAPDLPPNNGSLCVKGRFGYDFVSSPDRLTTPLIKKGGIQVPATWDEALEVVAARFSQIQKEQGPDTMGVLTSARITNEDNYVAMKFTRGVLKTNNIDHCARLUHSSTVAGLAAAFGSGAMTNTIADIEESDVILVTGSNTTENHPVLSTFIKRAVLKGKKLYLIDPRRVTLADHAAKWLRPNPGTDIAWINGLMNVIVTEGLQDQKFIDERCENFEEALAVIKKYTPEHVQELTGIPANDLREVARAFAKAGAASICYCMGITQHTCGTDNVKSLANLSMLCGHLGKPGGGVNPLRGQNNVQGACDMGGLPNVFTAYQPVTSDDARSNYEGAWQVSAMSPTPGLVATEMFNKAYSGELKSLFIIGENPMVSDPDLNHAKKALGNLEFLVVQDIFQTETTALADVVLPAFCFAEKNGTFTNSERRVQRVRRAVDAPSGAKQDWEIICEISKRMGYDMAYENSEAIFKEIAAVTPSYRGITWKRIDKAGIHWPCPDESHPGTPILHTAQFTRGRGHFHAIEHVPPAELPDKRYPFVLTTGRVLYHYHTGTMTMRTNGLNMLAPECFVEISGGDAQKLGIDNGQMVNVCSRRGRIKAKLKVSQKAVDGTIFIPFHFAKAAANKLTNAELDPTAKIPEFKVCAINIEAAKA; from the coding sequence ATGGATACGCATATTATAACGCTCAACGAGAACCAACTTGAATTCACCCCCGGCGAAACCATTCTTGATATCGCCGCCCGGAACAACATTGACATTCCAACCCTTTGCCACCTTAAACACACCCGTCCCACCAACACCTGCAGCATCTGTGTGGTGGAGATCCAGGGGGAAAAGGATCTGGTTGAATCCTGTGTTACCAAGGCAAAATCCGGCATGGTCATCCAGTCGGAATCCCCCAGGGTGGTTGCGGCCAGGAAGGAAATCATCTCCGCCATGCTGGCCACGGGCAACCACAACTGCGCCATCCGGATCATGGACAGCATGGACTGGACCAACTTTCAGATGGATGTACTGGAGGCCGACGGCAAGGAGACACTCTGCCCCGTATGGGGAGACTGCGAACTCCAGGACCTGGCCTATCGGTACCAGGTTAAAACCCGCCATCTCCCCCAGATGGCCGTCAGCTACGAAACCGAACGGGCAAACCCCTTTATCATCAGGGATTTTTCCCGCTGCATCCTCTGCGGCCGCTGTATCAAGGCCTGCAGAGAAATCCAGGTGAACAACGCCATTGAGTTCGGCTACCACGGGGAAGAGATGAAGGTCATTGCCGGCGACGACGCCCATCTTAAGGATTCGGACTGCGTCTTCTGCGGTGAATGTATCCAGGCCTGCCCTGTGGGCGCCCTGGTTCCGGACCGGGAATTCAGGGATGACCGGTTCAAACCCACCAAAGTCGTCAGAACCACCTGTTCCTTCTGCGGCGTGGGATGCCAGATGGATGCATTTGTCCAGGACAATAAAATTGTAAAAATCGACGGCGCCGCCCCGGATCTGCCCCCCAACAACGGCAGCCTCTGCGTCAAGGGACGCTTTGGCTACGATTTCGTCTCTTCACCGGACCGGCTGACCACCCCCCTGATCAAAAAAGGCGGTATCCAGGTGCCGGCGACCTGGGATGAAGCCCTGGAAGTGGTGGCCGCCAGATTCTCCCAGATACAAAAAGAGCAGGGCCCCGATACCATGGGGGTGCTGACATCGGCCAGGATCACCAATGAAGACAATTACGTTGCCATGAAATTTACCCGGGGGGTGTTGAAAACCAACAACATCGACCATTGCGCCCGATTGTGACACAGCTCCACCGTAGCCGGTCTGGCTGCAGCATTCGGAAGCGGCGCAATGACAAACACCATTGCCGACATTGAAGAGTCCGACGTGATCCTGGTCACGGGCTCCAATACCACGGAAAACCACCCCGTCCTCTCGACCTTTATAAAACGGGCGGTACTCAAGGGTAAAAAACTCTATCTCATTGATCCCAGGCGGGTTACCCTGGCCGATCACGCCGCCAAATGGCTGCGGCCCAACCCCGGCACAGACATCGCCTGGATCAACGGCCTGATGAACGTCATCGTCACAGAAGGCCTGCAGGACCAGAAATTCATTGATGAACGGTGTGAAAACTTTGAAGAGGCCCTTGCCGTCATCAAAAAATATACCCCGGAACATGTCCAGGAACTGACGGGCATCCCGGCCAACGACCTCAGGGAAGTGGCCAGGGCCTTTGCCAAGGCAGGCGCAGCCTCCATCTGCTATTGCATGGGCATTACCCAGCACACCTGCGGCACGGACAACGTAAAGAGCCTTGCCAACCTCTCAATGCTCTGCGGCCACCTGGGCAAACCCGGCGGCGGCGTCAACCCCCTGCGCGGACAAAACAACGTCCAGGGAGCCTGCGACATGGGCGGCCTGCCCAACGTGTTCACAGCCTACCAGCCTGTCACCAGCGATGATGCCAGGTCAAATTACGAAGGGGCATGGCAGGTCTCGGCCATGTCTCCCACGCCTGGCCTGGTGGCCACTGAAATGTTCAACAAGGCCTACAGCGGCGAATTGAAGTCCCTGTTCATCATCGGAGAGAATCCCATGGTTTCCGACCCGGATCTCAACCATGCCAAAAAAGCCCTGGGCAATCTGGAATTCCTGGTGGTCCAGGATATTTTCCAGACTGAAACCACGGCCCTGGCCGATGTGGTCCTGCCCGCCTTCTGTTTTGCAGAAAAAAACGGCACCTTTACCAATTCGGAACGCCGGGTCCAGCGGGTACGACGGGCAGTGGACGCGCCGTCAGGCGCCAAGCAGGACTGGGAAATCATCTGTGAAATATCCAAGCGCATGGGGTACGACATGGCCTATGAAAACAGCGAGGCTATTTTCAAGGAAATTGCTGCGGTGACCCCATCCTACCGGGGCATCACCTGGAAGCGCATCGATAAGGCCGGCATCCACTGGCCCTGTCCGGATGAATCCCATCCCGGTACGCCCATCCTCCACACGGCCCAGTTCACCAGGGGCCGGGGCCATTTCCATGCCATTGAGCATGTGCCCCCGGCAGAGCTGCCCGACAAGAGATATCCCTTTGTCCTGACCACCGGCCGGGTGCTCTACCATTACCATACCGGCACCATGACCATGCGCACCAACGGCCTGAATATGCTGGCGCCGGAATGCTTTGTGGAAATTTCAGGCGGGGATGCACAAAAGCTGGGTATCGACAACGGACAGATGGTCAATGTATGCTCAAGGCGGGGACGGATAAAGGCCAAATTGAAAGTTTCCCAGAAAGCGGTGGACGGCACCATTTTCATTCCCTTCCACTTTGCCAAGGCAGCCGCCAACAAGCTGACCAATGCCGAGCTGGACCCCACGGCCAAAATCCCGGAGTTCAAGGTCTGCGCCATTAACATAGAGGCGGCAAAGGCCTGA
- a CDS encoding ABC transporter substrate-binding protein — protein sequence MALIRIFIFALAAYTGAFIVRIGALFTHFSRIGTLLVMIVLLPGVWVCCYAQTPGTTKLKIYTENMPPYNYEHPSTRNAQGFTVDVLKGMLKRTGIAPENGLILVLPWARGYRLVQKQKNAMLFSMTKSKERIPLFKWVGPVAKREIWLWKNKTRLDIAVKSIEDAKLYSVGGVYDFASSQWLRQQGFRVEMTTSIEQNWRKLFLNRIDMVSALELEAAFNMKKLGKPFGVLKRLIRIDSRYDYYFALNKETDDEIVIKLQKALNDMKSDGTYESLKLNYMDETETIKPECTPTWEIIR from the coding sequence ATGGCCTTAATCCGCATTTTTATTTTTGCCCTGGCGGCCTATACCGGGGCTTTTATCGTAAGAATCGGAGCCCTGTTCACCCATTTCTCCCGAATTGGCACGCTTTTAGTTATGATTGTTCTGCTTCCGGGAGTCTGGGTTTGTTGTTACGCCCAAACACCTGGTACAACAAAGCTTAAAATCTATACTGAAAACATGCCCCCATACAATTATGAGCATCCGTCAACGAGAAATGCCCAGGGATTTACAGTCGACGTACTCAAGGGGATGCTGAAACGAACCGGTATTGCCCCTGAAAATGGCCTCATCCTCGTTCTGCCCTGGGCAAGGGGATACCGATTGGTGCAAAAACAAAAAAATGCCATGCTCTTTTCAATGACGAAATCAAAGGAACGAATTCCCCTGTTTAAGTGGGTGGGTCCGGTTGCAAAGAGAGAAATCTGGCTATGGAAAAATAAAACCAGGCTGGATATTGCGGTGAAATCAATCGAAGATGCAAAATTATATTCTGTTGGCGGTGTTTATGATTTTGCCTCAAGCCAATGGCTCAGACAGCAGGGGTTCAGGGTCGAAATGACAACGAGCATCGAACAGAACTGGCGGAAATTATTTCTTAACCGCATTGATATGGTCTCGGCCCTGGAATTAGAGGCTGCTTTTAACATGAAGAAACTGGGAAAACCTTTTGGTGTATTGAAACGGTTGATCAGAATCGACAGCCGGTATGACTACTATTTTGCCCTTAACAAAGAGACCGATGATGAGATTGTGATAAAGCTGCAAAAGGCACTGAATGATATGAAATCCGACGGCACCTATGAATCATTAAAACTGAACTATATGGATGAAACTGAAACCATTAAGCCCGAATGCACTCCAACCTGGGAAATAATACGATGA